The following are encoded together in the Streptomyces flavofungini genome:
- the alaS gene encoding alanine--tRNA ligase — protein MESAEIRRRWLSFFEERGHKVVPSASLIADDPTLLLVPAGMVPFKPYFLGEAKPPAPRVTSVQKCVRTPDIEEVGKTTRHGTFFQMCGNFSFGDYFKEGAIKLAWELLTEPQDKGGYGLDPEKLWITVYKEDDEAERIWRDVIGVPAERIQRLGMGPNFWSMGVPGPCGPCSEINYDRGPEFGEEGGPAVNDERYVEIWNLVFMQFERGAGTGKEDFPILGDLPSKNIDTGLGLERLAMILQGVQNMYETDTLRVVMDKATELTGVRYGAEHGSDVSLRVVADHMRTSVMLIGDGVTPGNEGRGYVLRRIMRRAVRNMRLLGATGPVVAELVDTVIKTMGEQYPELLTERKRIETVALAEEAAFLKALKGGTNILDTAVTETKAAGSTVLPGDKAFLLHDTWGFPIDLTLEMAAEQGLTVDEDGFRRLMKEQRERAKADAQAKKTGHADLGAYREIADNAGATDFTGYTATENEAVIVGLLVDGVSSPAATEGDEVEIVLDRTPFYAEGGGQIGDTGRIRLDSGAVVEVRDVQKPVPGVHVHKGVVQVGEITVGAPVWASIDSHRRRAIARAHSATHLTHQALRDALGPTAAQAGSENQPGRFRFDFGSPSAVPTAVMTDVEQKINEVLARELDVQAEVMSIDEAKKQGAIAEFGEKYGERVRVVTIGDFSKELCGGTHVHNTAQLGLVKLLGESSIGSGVRRIEALVGVDAYNFLAKEHTVVAQLQELVKGRPEELPEKISGMLAKLKDAEKEIEKFRAEKVLAAAAGLAQGAKDVRGVALVTGQVPDGTAADDLRKLVLDVRGRIPSDRPVVVALFSTANGRPLTVIATNESARERGLKAGDLVRTAAKTLGGGGGGKPDVAQGGGQNVAAIGDAIAAVERLVTETA, from the coding sequence ATGGAGTCGGCTGAAATCCGCCGCCGCTGGCTGAGCTTCTTCGAGGAGCGTGGGCACAAGGTCGTGCCGTCGGCGTCGCTGATCGCAGACGACCCGACGCTGCTCCTCGTACCCGCGGGCATGGTGCCCTTCAAGCCCTACTTCCTGGGCGAGGCCAAGCCGCCGGCCCCCCGCGTCACCAGCGTGCAGAAGTGCGTGCGCACGCCGGACATCGAAGAGGTCGGCAAGACCACCCGGCACGGCACGTTCTTCCAGATGTGCGGCAACTTCTCCTTCGGCGACTACTTCAAGGAAGGCGCCATCAAGCTCGCCTGGGAGCTGCTCACCGAGCCCCAGGACAAGGGCGGCTACGGCCTGGACCCGGAGAAGCTCTGGATCACGGTCTACAAGGAGGACGACGAGGCCGAGCGCATCTGGCGCGACGTCATCGGCGTCCCCGCCGAGCGCATCCAGCGCCTGGGCATGGGCCCGAACTTCTGGTCCATGGGCGTGCCCGGGCCCTGCGGCCCCTGCTCGGAGATCAACTACGACCGCGGCCCCGAGTTCGGCGAGGAGGGCGGCCCGGCCGTCAACGACGAGCGCTACGTGGAGATCTGGAACCTGGTCTTCATGCAGTTCGAGCGCGGCGCGGGCACGGGCAAGGAGGACTTCCCGATCCTCGGCGACCTGCCGTCGAAGAACATCGACACGGGCCTCGGCCTGGAGCGCCTCGCCATGATCCTGCAGGGCGTACAGAACATGTACGAGACCGACACCCTGCGCGTCGTCATGGACAAGGCCACCGAGCTGACCGGCGTGCGCTACGGCGCCGAGCACGGCTCGGACGTCTCGCTGCGCGTGGTCGCCGACCACATGCGCACGTCCGTGATGCTCATCGGCGACGGCGTCACCCCCGGCAACGAGGGCCGTGGCTACGTCCTGCGCCGCATCATGCGCCGCGCCGTCCGCAACATGCGCCTGCTCGGCGCCACCGGACCGGTCGTCGCCGAGCTGGTCGACACGGTCATCAAGACCATGGGCGAGCAGTACCCGGAGCTGCTCACCGAGCGCAAGCGCATCGAGACCGTCGCCCTCGCCGAGGAAGCCGCCTTCCTCAAGGCCCTCAAGGGCGGCACGAACATCCTCGACACCGCCGTCACCGAGACCAAGGCCGCCGGTTCCACCGTGCTCCCCGGCGACAAGGCGTTCCTGCTCCACGACACCTGGGGCTTCCCGATCGACCTCACCCTGGAGATGGCCGCCGAACAGGGCCTGACCGTGGACGAGGACGGCTTCCGGCGCCTGATGAAGGAGCAGCGGGAGCGCGCCAAGGCCGACGCCCAGGCCAAGAAGACCGGCCACGCCGACCTCGGCGCCTACCGCGAGATCGCCGACAACGCCGGAGCCACCGACTTCACGGGCTACACCGCCACCGAGAACGAGGCCGTCATCGTCGGCCTCCTCGTCGACGGCGTCTCCTCGCCCGCCGCCACCGAGGGCGACGAGGTCGAGATCGTCCTCGACCGCACCCCGTTCTACGCCGAGGGCGGCGGCCAGATCGGCGACACCGGCCGCATCCGCCTGGACAGCGGCGCCGTCGTCGAGGTCCGCGACGTCCAGAAGCCGGTGCCGGGCGTGCACGTCCACAAGGGCGTCGTGCAGGTCGGCGAGATCACCGTCGGCGCCCCGGTGTGGGCCTCGATCGACTCCCACCGCCGCCGCGCCATCGCCCGCGCCCACTCCGCCACGCACCTCACCCACCAGGCGCTGCGCGACGCGCTCGGCCCGACGGCCGCCCAGGCCGGCTCGGAGAACCAGCCCGGCCGCTTCCGCTTCGACTTCGGCTCGCCGTCCGCCGTGCCCACGGCCGTGATGACGGACGTCGAGCAGAAGATCAACGAAGTACTCGCGCGCGAGCTGGACGTCCAGGCCGAGGTCATGTCGATCGACGAGGCCAAGAAGCAGGGCGCCATCGCCGAGTTCGGCGAGAAGTACGGCGAGCGCGTGCGCGTCGTGACCATCGGTGACTTCTCCAAGGAGCTGTGCGGCGGCACCCACGTGCACAACACCGCCCAGCTCGGCCTCGTCAAGCTGCTCGGCGAGTCCTCCATCGGCTCGGGCGTGCGCCGCATCGAGGCCCTCGTCGGCGTCGACGCCTACAACTTCCTGGCCAAGGAGCATACGGTCGTCGCCCAGCTCCAGGAGCTGGTCAAGGGCCGCCCCGAGGAACTGCCCGAGAAGATCTCCGGCATGCTCGCCAAGCTGAAGGACGCCGAGAAGGAGATCGAGAAGTTCCGCGCGGAGAAGGTCCTGGCGGCCGCCGCCGGTCTCGCCCAGGGAGCCAAGGACGTGCGCGGCGTCGCGCTCGTCACCGGCCAGGTCCCCGACGGCACCGCCGCCGACGACCTGCGCAAGCTCGTCCTCGACGTGCGCGGCCGCATCCCGAGCGACCGGCCGGTCGTGGTGGCCCTGTTCAGCACCGCGAACGGCCGTCCGCTGACGGTCATCGCCACCAACGAGTCCGCCCGCGAGCGCGGCCTCAAGGCCGGTGACCTGGTGCGCACCGCCGCCAAGACCCTCGGCGGCGGAGGCGGCGGCAAGCCGGACGTCGCCCAGGGCGGCGGCCAGAACGTGGCCGCCATCGGCGACGCCATCGCCGCCGTCGAGCGCCTCGTCACCGAGACGGCCTGA
- the ruvX gene encoding Holliday junction resolvase RuvX, with protein sequence MTEGIRRGRRLAIDVGDARIGVASCDPDGILATPVETVPGRDVPAAQRRLRQLVAEYEPIEVVVGLPRSLKGGEGPAAVKVRGFAQELAAGIAPVPVRLVDERMTTVTASQSLRASGVKSKKGRSVIDQAAAVVILQQALESERVSGKAPGEGVDLQG encoded by the coding sequence ATGACCGAAGGCATCCGTCGCGGGCGCAGGCTCGCGATCGACGTCGGGGACGCCAGGATCGGGGTCGCCTCGTGCGACCCCGACGGGATCCTCGCCACGCCGGTGGAGACCGTGCCGGGACGTGACGTCCCGGCCGCCCAGCGCCGCTTGCGGCAACTCGTCGCGGAGTACGAGCCGATCGAGGTCGTCGTCGGGCTCCCTCGCTCCCTCAAGGGGGGCGAGGGCCCGGCCGCCGTGAAGGTCCGCGGCTTCGCCCAGGAGCTCGCCGCCGGGATCGCCCCCGTTCCGGTGCGACTCGTGGACGAGAGGATGACCACAGTGACGGCCAGTCAGAGCCTGCGCGCCTCCGGTGTGAAGTCCAAAAAGGGCAGGTCTGTCATCGATCAGGCGGCGGCCGTGGTGATTCTGCAGCAGGCGCTGGAGTCCGAACGGGTGTCGGGCAAGGCACCCGGCGAGGGCGTCGACCTTCAGGGGTAA